In Maledivibacter sp., the genomic stretch ATTCTCTAATAGCTTTGGGAACTAGTGCGGCAGTAGTATATGGGCTTTATGCAACCTATAAAATTATGAATGGACACCTGGAGTATGCTAAAGACCTATATTTTGAGAGTGCGGGAGTGATTATTGCCCTTATTATGCTTGGGAAATATTTAGAAACTCGTTCCAAGGGTAAGACCTCTGAAGCCATAAAGAAACTAATAGGACTTAGACCTAAAACAGCTACAATAATTCAAGGTGAAGAAGAAATAACTATACCTATAGAAGAGGTTGAAGTAGGGGATATTATACTAGTCAGGCCGGGGGAAAAAATACCTGTAGACGGAGAAGTAGCTGAAGGGCATAGCTCAGTTGATGAATCCATGCTCACAGGAGAAAGTATTCCAGTAGAAAAAAATATTGGAGCCAAGGTAGTAGGAGCAAGCATAAATAAAAATGGGGTTCTCAAGGTTAAGGCAACAAGGGTAGGGAAGGATACTGCCCTAGCTCAAATAATAAAGTTGGTTGAAGAAGCCCAAGGAAGTAAGGCACCAATTGCAAAGCTAGCGGATATAATAGCTGGATATTTTGTTCCCATAGTTATGGGGATAGCTATACTAGCAGGGGTATTATGGTATATAGCAGGACATGGAGCCGTATTTTCACTGACAATATTTATATCAGTATTAGTTATAGCTTGCCCTTGTGCATTGGGACTCGCAACTCCTACGGCAATAATGGTGGGAACTGGTAGGGGAGCAGAGCTGGGAGTTCTCATCAAAAGTGGTGTGGCCTTAGAATCCGCCTATAAAATACAAACCATAATATTTGATAAAACTGGAACCATAACTGAAGGAAAGCCTAGGGTTACTGATATAGTTACACTAAATAATTATCCAAAGGATAAGCTGCTGCAAATAGCAGCCACTGCTGAAAAGGGTTCTGAGCATCCCTTAGGGGAGGCAATAGTTAAGGAAGCTGTTGAGAAAAATATAGGACTATTAAAGGCAAAGGATTTTTATGCAATACCTGGTCATGGAATTGAAGTAAAGATAGAAGATAACAATATACTTCTCGGAAATGAAAAACTCATGGGGGATAGAAATATAGACATGGGTCTAAAGGATGAATCCATAAAGCTAGCAAGTGAAGGCAAGACTCCCATGTTTATAGCTATAAATAATAGATTGGAAGGCATCATAGCTGTGGCAGACGTTGTAAAGGAAAATAGTAAAGAAGCTATAAAAAAACTACATGACATGGGAATCGAAGTTGCAATGATTACTGGAGATAATAAAAGGACGGCGGAGGCTATAGCTGGACAGGTAGGTATAGATATAGTTTTAGCTGAGGTTTTACCAGAGGATAAAGCCAATGAGGTTAAAAAGCTTCAGGAAAAGGGTAGAAAAGTAGCTATGGTTGGAGATGGAATAAACGATGCACCGGCCTTGGCCATGGCTGATATAGGTATTGCAATTGGATCAGGAACAGATGTCGCAATGGAATCAGCGGATATAGTTTTAATAAAAAGTGATCTCTTAGATGTGGTTACTGCAATTAAACTGAGTAAGAGTACCATAAGAAATATTAAGCAAAATCTTTTCTGGGCATTTGCCTACAATACAGCGGGAATACCATTGGCAGCCGGACTTTTCTATGCCTTTGGAGGTCATAAACTCAACCCTATGTTTGCAGCAGCAGCAATGTCCATGAGTTCAGTATCTGTAGTAACAAATGCCCTTAGACTTAGAAAGTTTAAAGGATAGTCTATTTAAAAGTTAAATTTTTTAATAACAAGAAAGGATGTATATTATGAAAAAAATGATTTTAATTGAAGGAATGAGTTGTCATCATTGTACTGGTAGAGTTGAAAGAGCATTAAGTGAAATTGATGGTGTGACAGTGGAAAGCATAAGTGTGGATGAGAAAAATGCGGTTATAGCATTGCAAAGGGAAATTGATGAAAAGGTTATTAGAGATACCATAGATGAAGCAGGATATGATGTTGTAGAGATTAAAGAAATATAAATATATAAAATTTTAAAACCTATAAGAACCCTTTATTTTAATATGAAGTAAAGGAATTCTTATAGGTTTTATTTTACAATATGATCTTACTCTCAATAGGGCTAGACAGAATAATATTAGTCTGGGTAGTACCAAATTTTTTTAAATCATCAATCAGTCTTTCCAGCTGTTCCATGCTCTGCACCATAACTTTTATGATCATACAATCCCCACCGGTTACATGATGACATTCAATGATACTATTTTTATTAGGTGCAAATTCCAAAAACCTTTTATAATTTTCTGCCCGTATAGCGATACTTATAAAGGCCTTTATACTTTTATTAAGCTTATTTGCGTTAACTGTAGCTCTATACCCAGTAATTATACCGTTTTCTTCAAGTCTTTTAACCCTCTCTGATACCGCAGGAGAAGTTAAGCCAACCCGATGACCTAAGTCCTTCATGGAAATTCTTCCGTCTTGCTGTAATATTTCTAAAATCTTAAAATCTGTAGAATCCATAATCAAACCTCCAGAAATTATTGTAGGGATTTAAGTACGGACTTTAATTTATACGTATAAAAAACTCCTAGAATCACTGAGTATTTTCATACGTATAAATCAAGTTCTACCATGTAAACCCTATATATTAAAATAATAAAGAAAATCAAAAAACAAATTAAAAAATTAAGGCAATACTATTATAACACTTAACTTATAAACTGTACATAGATGATATTACTTGATAAAATTTTGTTAAAAGAAGATATTACTTTGAATATAAAGGGAAGCTTTTCCCATAAATATAGGAGGTATATTATGGCTAAAGTAAAGATAACCGAGACTATTTTAAGAGATGCTCATCAATCATTGATTGCGACTAGAATGAAGACAGAAGAAATGCTACCAATTTTAGAAAAATTAGATGAAGTAGGATATCACTCTCTAGAGATGTGGGGTGGTGCTACATTTGATGCTTCTTTAAGGTTTTTAGATGAAGACCCTTGGGAGAGACTCAGAGCCATTAGAAAAAAAGTTAAAAATACAAACCTACAAATGCTTTTAAGAGGACAAAATATTTTAGGCTATAAGCATTATGCCGATGATGTAGTAAGGGAATTTGTTAAGAGATCTGTAGGTAATGGAATTGATATAATAAGAATATTTGATGCATTAAATGATGTCAGAAATCTAAGGGTGGCCTTAGAAACTACAAAAAAAGAAGGTGCCCATGCTCAAGCAGCAATTTCCTATACCATAAGTCCAGTGCATACAACTGATAGTTATGTAAAGCTGGCTAAGGATATGGAAAGTATGGGTGCGGATTCTATATGTATAAAGGATATGTCAGGACTTTTAACACCATACTATGCATATGAGCTTATATCAGCACTAAAGAAGGCTGTAAAA encodes the following:
- a CDS encoding heavy-metal-associated domain-containing protein, translating into MKKMILIEGMSCHHCTGRVERALSEIDGVTVESISVDEKNAVIALQREIDEKVIRDTIDEAGYDVVEIKEI
- a CDS encoding Lrp/AsnC family transcriptional regulator; protein product: MDSTDFKILEILQQDGRISMKDLGHRVGLTSPAVSERVKRLEENGIITGYRATVNANKLNKSIKAFISIAIRAENYKRFLEFAPNKNSIIECHHVTGGDCMIIKVMVQSMEQLERLIDDLKKFGTTQTNIILSSPIESKIIL